A window of the Phoenix dactylifera cultivar Barhee BC4 unplaced genomic scaffold, palm_55x_up_171113_PBpolish2nd_filt_p 000076F, whole genome shotgun sequence genome harbors these coding sequences:
- the LOC120103903 gene encoding protochlorophyllide-dependent translocon component 52, chloroplastic-like isoform X2: protein MGAMLTNNYPLPSNSLHPSHLNAATTLPFSLLPLHTHVIPMEALISLPSSRSFHLSALPSKPPHPLPSLPFHHHHSIKTHHRIFSPTKTTRLNAQLSSSPATTITDLPGAEARTGGEKFNWFAHWYPLAPVCDLDKRAPNAKTVMGLDVVIWWDRHEGRWQVFDDRCPHRLAPLSEGRVDPWGRLQCVYHGWCFDGNGSCKYIPQAPPNGPPVHTFNKACAAVYPSVEQNKIVWFWPSTDPEYEDILMKQKPPYIPELDDASYTSTMGTRDLPYGYEVLIENLMDPAHVRYAHRGIMRIPKREVPGRYADREGGMPMEITIETLNITGFLAKQELGYGKFVAPCVFYVMPGWSSEDGSVSSLNIQEVSSTKSQQKQRRSLLIFMCIPVSPGRSRVIWVFPRNFSVWIDQIVPRWMFHVGQNLILDSDLYLLHVEERKIAKVGPSNWQKSCFVPTKSDAMVVAFRNWLRKYSNNQVDWGTLPTAYLPPTPPKEQLMDRYWSHVVQCSSCRVALKGLRTLEVFLQVISIASIGIVAAAKQGLMSTITRTAVVSAAVLCFLASRWLSHLIYKNFYFHDYSHAFR, encoded by the exons ATGGGGGCAATGCTAACTAACAACTACCCCCTACCAAGCAATTCCCTCCATCCCTCCCATCTTAACGCTGCCACGACACTTCCCTTCTCCCTTCTTCCATTGCATACCCACGTCATTCCCATGGAAGCTCTCAtctccctcccctcctcccgTTCCTTCCACCTCTCAGCCCTCCCCTCCAAACCCCCACACCCCCtcccttctcttcctttccaccaccaccactccATAAAAACCCATCACCGCATCTTCTCTCCAACCAAAACCACTAGACTCAATGCCCAGCTCTCCTCCTCCCCTGCCACAACCATCACCGATCTCCCCGGCGCCGAGGCCCGCACCGGCGGCGAGAAATTCAACTGGTTCGCCCACTGGTACCCGCTCGCCCCGGTCTGCGACCTCGACAAGCGAGCCCCCAACGCCAAGACGGTGATGGGCCTCGACGTGGTGATCTGGTGGGACCGGCACGAGGGCCGGTGGCAGGTTTTCGACGACCGGTGCCCCCACCGCCTCGCCCCGCTCTCCGAGGGCCGCGTCGACCCCTGGGGCCGCCTCCAGTGCGTCTACCATGGATGGTGCTTCGACGGCAACGGCAGCTGCAAGTACATCCCCCAGGCGCCTCCAAACGGCCCTCCG GTTCATACGTTCAATAAGGCATGCGCAGCTGTTTATCCCAGTGTTGAACAGAATAAGATTGTCTGGTTTTGGCCAAGCACTGATCCCGAATACGAGGATATTTTGATGAAGCAAAAACCTCCTTACATTCCAGAGTTGGATGACGCATCGTACACGTCGACAATGGGGACGAGAGATCTTCCGTATGG GTATGAAGTTCTGATAGAAAACCTCATGGACCCTGCTCATGTTCGGTATGCACACCGTGGAATAATGAGAATTCCAAAACGTGAAGTGCCCGGCAGATAT GCTGATCGAGAAGGAGGCATGCCCATGGAGATAACAATTGAGACATTAAATATAACTGGCTTCCTTGCAAAGCAGGAGCTTGGCTACGGCAAGTTTGTAGCTCCATGCGTCTTTTATGTTATGCCTGGTTGGTCCTCAGAGGATGGTTCTGTTTCATCTTTGAATATCCAAGAG GTATCTTCAACTAAGTCCCAGCAGAAACAACGTAGGTCCCTGCTTATTTTTATGTGCATTCCGGTTAGTCCTGGAAGAAGCAGAGTGATTTGGGTCTTCCCAAGAAATTTTTCAGTTTGGATAGACCAAATTGTCCCTCGGTGGATGTTTCATGTGGGACAGAATCTTATTTTGGATTCAgatctataccttcttcatgttgAG GAGCGTAAGATTGCCAAGGTTGGCCCTTCTAATTGGCAAAAATCTTGTTTCGTGCCAACTAAGTCAGATGCCATGGTGGTTGCCTTCAGGAATTGGCTAAGGAAATATTCAAACAATCAGGTTGACTGGGGAACTCTACCTACTGCATACCTTCCACCAACCCCTCCCAAAGAACAGCTTATGGACAG ATACTGGTCCCATGTTGTGCAGTGCAGCAGCTGTCGTGTGGCTTTAAAAGGCCTGAGAACACTGGAGGTTTTTCTGCAAGTTATTTCAATAGCCTCCATTGGAATTGTTGCAGCTGCAAAGCAGGGTTTGATGTCGACCATCACCAGGACTGCTGTTGTCTCAGCAGCAGTACTGTGCTTCCTCGCATCCAGGTGGCTGTCTCACTTAATCTACAAGAATTTCTATTTCCATGACTACAGTCATGCTTTCAGATGA
- the LOC103717633 gene encoding protochlorophyllide-dependent translocon component 52, chloroplastic-like isoform X2, translating into MEALISLPSSHSFHLSALPSKPPHPLPSLPFHRHHSIKTHHRIFSPTKTTRLNAQLSSSPATTITGLPGAEARTGGEKFNWFAHWYPLAPVCDLDKRAPNAKTVMGLDVVIWWDRHEGRWQVFDDRCPHRLAPLSEGRVDPWGRLQCVYHGWCFDGNGSCKYIPQAPPNGPPVHTFNKACAAVYPSVEQNKIVWFWPSTDPEYKDILMKQKPPYIPELDDPSYTSPMGTRDLPYGYEVLIENLMDPAHVRYAHRGIMRIPKREVPGRANADREGGMPMEITIETLNITGFLAKQELGYGKFVAPCVFYAIPGWSPEDGSVSSLNIQEERKIAKVGPSNWQKSCFVPTKSDAMVVAFRNWLRKYSNNQVDWGTLPTAHLPPTPPKEQLMDRYWSHVVQCGSCRVALKGLRKLEVFLQVISIASIGIVAASKQGLMSTITRTAVVSAAVLCFLASRWLSHFIYKNFYFHDYSHAFR; encoded by the exons ATGGAAGCTCTCAtctccctcccctcctcccaTTCCTTCCACCTCTCAGCCCTCCCCTCCAAACCCCCACACCCCCtcccttctcttcctttccACCGCCACCACTCCATAAAAACCCATCACCGCATCTTCTCTCCAACCAAAACCACCAGACTCAATGCCCAGCTCTCCTCCTCCCCTGCCACAACCATCACCGGTCTCCCCGGCGCCGAGGCCCGCACCGGCGGCGAGAAATTCAACTGGTTCGCCCACTGGTACCCGCTCGCCCCGGTCTGCGACCTCGACAAGCGGGCCCCCAACGCCAAGACGGTGATGGGCCTCGACGTGGTGATCTGGTGGGACCGGCACGAGGGCCGGTGGCAGGTTTTCGACGACCGGTGCCCCCACCGCCTCGCCCCGCTCTCCGAGGGCCGCGTCGACCCCTGGGGCCGCCTCCAGTGCGTTTACCATGGATGGTGCTTCGACGGCAACGGCAGCTGCAAGTACATCCCCCAGGCGCCTCCAAACGGCCCTCCG GTTCATACGTTCAATAAGGCATGTGCAGCTGTTTATCCCAGTGTTGAACAGAATAAGATTGTGTGGTTTTGGCCAAGCACTGATCCCGAATACAAGGATATTTTGATGAAGCAAAAACCTCCTTACATTCCAGAGTTGGATGACCCATCGTACACGTCTCCAATGGGGACGAGAGATCTTCCATATGG GTATGAAGTTCTGATAGAAAACCTCATGGACCCTGCTCATGTTCGGTATGCACACCGTGGAATAATGAGAATTCCAAAACGTGAAGTGCCTGGCAG AGCTAACGCTGATCGAGAAGGAGGCATGCCCATGGAGATAACAATTGAGACATTAAATATAACTGGCTTCCTTGCAAAGCAGGAGCTTGGCTATGGCAAGTTTGTAGCTCCATGCGTCTTTTATGCTATACCTGGTTGGTCCCCAGAGGATGGTTCTGTTTCATCTTTGAATATCCAAGAG GAGCGTAAGATTGCCAAGGTTGGCCCTTCTAATTGGCAAAAATCTTGTTTCGTGCCAACTAAGTCAGATGCCATGGTGGTTGCCTTCAGGAATTGGCTAAGGAAATATTCAAACAATCAGGTTGACTGGGGAACTCTACCTACTGCACACCTTCCACCAACCCCTCCCAAAGAACAGCTTATGGACAG ATACTGGTCCCATGTTGTGCAGTGCGGCAGCTGTCGTGTGGCTTTAAAAGGCCTGAGAAAACTGGAGGTTTTTCTGCAAGTTATTTCAATAGCCTCCATTGGAATTGTTGCAGCTTCCAAGCAGGGTTTGATGTCGACCATCACCAGGACTGCTGTTGTCTCAGCAGCGGTACTGTGCTTCCTCGCATCCAGGTGGCTGTCTCACTTCATCTACAAGAATTTCTATTTCCATGACTACAGCCATGCTTTCAGATGA
- the LOC103717633 gene encoding protochlorophyllide-dependent translocon component 52, chloroplastic-like isoform X1 — protein sequence MEALISLPSSHSFHLSALPSKPPHPLPSLPFHRHHSIKTHHRIFSPTKTTRLNAQLSSSPATTITGLPGAEARTGGEKFNWFAHWYPLAPVCDLDKRAPNAKTVMGLDVVIWWDRHEGRWQVFDDRCPHRLAPLSEGRVDPWGRLQCVYHGWCFDGNGSCKYIPQAPPNGPPVHTFNKACAAVYPSVEQNKIVWFWPSTDPEYKDILMKQKPPYIPELDDPSYTSPMGTRDLPYGYEVLIENLMDPAHVRYAHRGIMRIPKREVPGRANADREGGMPMEITIETLNITGFLAKQELGYGKFVAPCVFYAIPGWSPEDGSVSSLNIQEVSSTKSQQKQRRFLLIFMCIPVSPGRSRVIWVFSRNFSVWIDQIVPRWMFHVGQNLILDSDLYILHVEERKIAKVGPSNWQKSCFVPTKSDAMVVAFRNWLRKYSNNQVDWGTLPTAHLPPTPPKEQLMDRYWSHVVQCGSCRVALKGLRKLEVFLQVISIASIGIVAASKQGLMSTITRTAVVSAAVLCFLASRWLSHFIYKNFYFHDYSHAFR from the exons ATGGAAGCTCTCAtctccctcccctcctcccaTTCCTTCCACCTCTCAGCCCTCCCCTCCAAACCCCCACACCCCCtcccttctcttcctttccACCGCCACCACTCCATAAAAACCCATCACCGCATCTTCTCTCCAACCAAAACCACCAGACTCAATGCCCAGCTCTCCTCCTCCCCTGCCACAACCATCACCGGTCTCCCCGGCGCCGAGGCCCGCACCGGCGGCGAGAAATTCAACTGGTTCGCCCACTGGTACCCGCTCGCCCCGGTCTGCGACCTCGACAAGCGGGCCCCCAACGCCAAGACGGTGATGGGCCTCGACGTGGTGATCTGGTGGGACCGGCACGAGGGCCGGTGGCAGGTTTTCGACGACCGGTGCCCCCACCGCCTCGCCCCGCTCTCCGAGGGCCGCGTCGACCCCTGGGGCCGCCTCCAGTGCGTTTACCATGGATGGTGCTTCGACGGCAACGGCAGCTGCAAGTACATCCCCCAGGCGCCTCCAAACGGCCCTCCG GTTCATACGTTCAATAAGGCATGTGCAGCTGTTTATCCCAGTGTTGAACAGAATAAGATTGTGTGGTTTTGGCCAAGCACTGATCCCGAATACAAGGATATTTTGATGAAGCAAAAACCTCCTTACATTCCAGAGTTGGATGACCCATCGTACACGTCTCCAATGGGGACGAGAGATCTTCCATATGG GTATGAAGTTCTGATAGAAAACCTCATGGACCCTGCTCATGTTCGGTATGCACACCGTGGAATAATGAGAATTCCAAAACGTGAAGTGCCTGGCAG AGCTAACGCTGATCGAGAAGGAGGCATGCCCATGGAGATAACAATTGAGACATTAAATATAACTGGCTTCCTTGCAAAGCAGGAGCTTGGCTATGGCAAGTTTGTAGCTCCATGCGTCTTTTATGCTATACCTGGTTGGTCCCCAGAGGATGGTTCTGTTTCATCTTTGAATATCCAAGAG GTATCTTCAACTAAGTCCCAGCAGAAACAACGTAGGTTTCTGCTTATTTTTATGTGCATTCCAGTTAGTCCTGGAAGAAGCAGAGTGATTTGGGTCTTTTCAAGAAATTTTTCAGTTTGGATAGACCAAATTGTCCCTCGGTGGATGTTTCATGTGGGACAGAATCTTATTCTGGATTCAGATCTATACATTCTTCATGTTGAG GAGCGTAAGATTGCCAAGGTTGGCCCTTCTAATTGGCAAAAATCTTGTTTCGTGCCAACTAAGTCAGATGCCATGGTGGTTGCCTTCAGGAATTGGCTAAGGAAATATTCAAACAATCAGGTTGACTGGGGAACTCTACCTACTGCACACCTTCCACCAACCCCTCCCAAAGAACAGCTTATGGACAG ATACTGGTCCCATGTTGTGCAGTGCGGCAGCTGTCGTGTGGCTTTAAAAGGCCTGAGAAAACTGGAGGTTTTTCTGCAAGTTATTTCAATAGCCTCCATTGGAATTGTTGCAGCTTCCAAGCAGGGTTTGATGTCGACCATCACCAGGACTGCTGTTGTCTCAGCAGCGGTACTGTGCTTCCTCGCATCCAGGTGGCTGTCTCACTTCATCTACAAGAATTTCTATTTCCATGACTACAGCCATGCTTTCAGATGA
- the LOC103717633 gene encoding protochlorophyllide-dependent translocon component 52, chloroplastic-like isoform X3, with the protein MEALISLPSSHSFHLSALPSKPPHPLPSLPFHRHHSIKTHHRIFSPTKTTRLNAQLSSSPATTITGLPGAEARTGGEKFNWFAHWYPLAPVCDLDKRAPNAKTVMGLDVVIWWDRHEGRWQVFDDRCPHRLAPLSEGRVDPWGRLQCVYHGWCFDGNGSCKYIPQAPPNGPPVHTFNKACAAVYPSVEQNKIVWFWPSTDPEYKDILMKQKPPYIPELDDPSYTSPMGTRDLPYGYEVLIENLMDPAHVRYAHRGIMRIPKREVPGRYERKIAKVGPSNWQKSCFVPTKSDAMVVAFRNWLRKYSNNQVDWGTLPTAHLPPTPPKEQLMDRYWSHVVQCGSCRVALKGLRKLEVFLQVISIASIGIVAASKQGLMSTITRTAVVSAAVLCFLASRWLSHFIYKNFYFHDYSHAFR; encoded by the exons ATGGAAGCTCTCAtctccctcccctcctcccaTTCCTTCCACCTCTCAGCCCTCCCCTCCAAACCCCCACACCCCCtcccttctcttcctttccACCGCCACCACTCCATAAAAACCCATCACCGCATCTTCTCTCCAACCAAAACCACCAGACTCAATGCCCAGCTCTCCTCCTCCCCTGCCACAACCATCACCGGTCTCCCCGGCGCCGAGGCCCGCACCGGCGGCGAGAAATTCAACTGGTTCGCCCACTGGTACCCGCTCGCCCCGGTCTGCGACCTCGACAAGCGGGCCCCCAACGCCAAGACGGTGATGGGCCTCGACGTGGTGATCTGGTGGGACCGGCACGAGGGCCGGTGGCAGGTTTTCGACGACCGGTGCCCCCACCGCCTCGCCCCGCTCTCCGAGGGCCGCGTCGACCCCTGGGGCCGCCTCCAGTGCGTTTACCATGGATGGTGCTTCGACGGCAACGGCAGCTGCAAGTACATCCCCCAGGCGCCTCCAAACGGCCCTCCG GTTCATACGTTCAATAAGGCATGTGCAGCTGTTTATCCCAGTGTTGAACAGAATAAGATTGTGTGGTTTTGGCCAAGCACTGATCCCGAATACAAGGATATTTTGATGAAGCAAAAACCTCCTTACATTCCAGAGTTGGATGACCCATCGTACACGTCTCCAATGGGGACGAGAGATCTTCCATATGG GTATGAAGTTCTGATAGAAAACCTCATGGACCCTGCTCATGTTCGGTATGCACACCGTGGAATAATGAGAATTCCAAAACGTGAAGTGCCTGGCAGATAT GAGCGTAAGATTGCCAAGGTTGGCCCTTCTAATTGGCAAAAATCTTGTTTCGTGCCAACTAAGTCAGATGCCATGGTGGTTGCCTTCAGGAATTGGCTAAGGAAATATTCAAACAATCAGGTTGACTGGGGAACTCTACCTACTGCACACCTTCCACCAACCCCTCCCAAAGAACAGCTTATGGACAG ATACTGGTCCCATGTTGTGCAGTGCGGCAGCTGTCGTGTGGCTTTAAAAGGCCTGAGAAAACTGGAGGTTTTTCTGCAAGTTATTTCAATAGCCTCCATTGGAATTGTTGCAGCTTCCAAGCAGGGTTTGATGTCGACCATCACCAGGACTGCTGTTGTCTCAGCAGCGGTACTGTGCTTCCTCGCATCCAGGTGGCTGTCTCACTTCATCTACAAGAATTTCTATTTCCATGACTACAGCCATGCTTTCAGATGA
- the LOC120103903 gene encoding protochlorophyllide-dependent translocon component 52, chloroplastic-like isoform X1 produces the protein MGAMLTNNYPLPSNSLHPSHLNAATTLPFSLLPLHTHVIPMEALISLPSSRSFHLSALPSKPPHPLPSLPFHHHHSIKTHHRIFSPTKTTRLNAQLSSSPATTITDLPGAEARTGGEKFNWFAHWYPLAPVCDLDKRAPNAKTVMGLDVVIWWDRHEGRWQVFDDRCPHRLAPLSEGRVDPWGRLQCVYHGWCFDGNGSCKYIPQAPPNGPPVHTFNKACAAVYPSVEQNKIVWFWPSTDPEYEDILMKQKPPYIPELDDASYTSTMGTRDLPYGYEVLIENLMDPAHVRYAHRGIMRIPKREVPGRAKADREGGMPMEITIETLNITGFLAKQELGYGKFVAPCVFYVMPGWSSEDGSVSSLNIQEVSSTKSQQKQRRSLLIFMCIPVSPGRSRVIWVFPRNFSVWIDQIVPRWMFHVGQNLILDSDLYLLHVEERKIAKVGPSNWQKSCFVPTKSDAMVVAFRNWLRKYSNNQVDWGTLPTAYLPPTPPKEQLMDRYWSHVVQCSSCRVALKGLRTLEVFLQVISIASIGIVAAAKQGLMSTITRTAVVSAAVLCFLASRWLSHLIYKNFYFHDYSHAFR, from the exons ATGGGGGCAATGCTAACTAACAACTACCCCCTACCAAGCAATTCCCTCCATCCCTCCCATCTTAACGCTGCCACGACACTTCCCTTCTCCCTTCTTCCATTGCATACCCACGTCATTCCCATGGAAGCTCTCAtctccctcccctcctcccgTTCCTTCCACCTCTCAGCCCTCCCCTCCAAACCCCCACACCCCCtcccttctcttcctttccaccaccaccactccATAAAAACCCATCACCGCATCTTCTCTCCAACCAAAACCACTAGACTCAATGCCCAGCTCTCCTCCTCCCCTGCCACAACCATCACCGATCTCCCCGGCGCCGAGGCCCGCACCGGCGGCGAGAAATTCAACTGGTTCGCCCACTGGTACCCGCTCGCCCCGGTCTGCGACCTCGACAAGCGAGCCCCCAACGCCAAGACGGTGATGGGCCTCGACGTGGTGATCTGGTGGGACCGGCACGAGGGCCGGTGGCAGGTTTTCGACGACCGGTGCCCCCACCGCCTCGCCCCGCTCTCCGAGGGCCGCGTCGACCCCTGGGGCCGCCTCCAGTGCGTCTACCATGGATGGTGCTTCGACGGCAACGGCAGCTGCAAGTACATCCCCCAGGCGCCTCCAAACGGCCCTCCG GTTCATACGTTCAATAAGGCATGCGCAGCTGTTTATCCCAGTGTTGAACAGAATAAGATTGTCTGGTTTTGGCCAAGCACTGATCCCGAATACGAGGATATTTTGATGAAGCAAAAACCTCCTTACATTCCAGAGTTGGATGACGCATCGTACACGTCGACAATGGGGACGAGAGATCTTCCGTATGG GTATGAAGTTCTGATAGAAAACCTCATGGACCCTGCTCATGTTCGGTATGCACACCGTGGAATAATGAGAATTCCAAAACGTGAAGTGCCCGGCAG AGCTAAGGCTGATCGAGAAGGAGGCATGCCCATGGAGATAACAATTGAGACATTAAATATAACTGGCTTCCTTGCAAAGCAGGAGCTTGGCTACGGCAAGTTTGTAGCTCCATGCGTCTTTTATGTTATGCCTGGTTGGTCCTCAGAGGATGGTTCTGTTTCATCTTTGAATATCCAAGAG GTATCTTCAACTAAGTCCCAGCAGAAACAACGTAGGTCCCTGCTTATTTTTATGTGCATTCCGGTTAGTCCTGGAAGAAGCAGAGTGATTTGGGTCTTCCCAAGAAATTTTTCAGTTTGGATAGACCAAATTGTCCCTCGGTGGATGTTTCATGTGGGACAGAATCTTATTTTGGATTCAgatctataccttcttcatgttgAG GAGCGTAAGATTGCCAAGGTTGGCCCTTCTAATTGGCAAAAATCTTGTTTCGTGCCAACTAAGTCAGATGCCATGGTGGTTGCCTTCAGGAATTGGCTAAGGAAATATTCAAACAATCAGGTTGACTGGGGAACTCTACCTACTGCATACCTTCCACCAACCCCTCCCAAAGAACAGCTTATGGACAG ATACTGGTCCCATGTTGTGCAGTGCAGCAGCTGTCGTGTGGCTTTAAAAGGCCTGAGAACACTGGAGGTTTTTCTGCAAGTTATTTCAATAGCCTCCATTGGAATTGTTGCAGCTGCAAAGCAGGGTTTGATGTCGACCATCACCAGGACTGCTGTTGTCTCAGCAGCAGTACTGTGCTTCCTCGCATCCAGGTGGCTGTCTCACTTAATCTACAAGAATTTCTATTTCCATGACTACAGTCATGCTTTCAGATGA
- the LOC120103903 gene encoding protochlorophyllide-dependent translocon component 52, chloroplastic-like isoform X3, producing MGAMLTNNYPLPSNSLHPSHLNAATTLPFSLLPLHTHVIPMEALISLPSSRSFHLSALPSKPPHPLPSLPFHHHHSIKTHHRIFSPTKTTRLNAQLSSSPATTITDLPGAEARTGGEKFNWFAHWYPLAPVCDLDKRAPNAKTVMGLDVVIWWDRHEGRWQVFDDRCPHRLAPLSEGRVDPWGRLQCVYHGWCFDGNGSCKYIPQAPPNGPPVHTFNKACAAVYPSVEQNKIVWFWPSTDPEYEDILMKQKPPYIPELDDASYTSTMGTRDLPYGYEVLIENLMDPAHVRYAHRGIMRIPKREVPGRAKADREGGMPMEITIETLNITGFLAKQELGYGKFVAPCVFYVMPGWSSEDGSVSSLNIQEERKIAKVGPSNWQKSCFVPTKSDAMVVAFRNWLRKYSNNQVDWGTLPTAYLPPTPPKEQLMDRYWSHVVQCSSCRVALKGLRTLEVFLQVISIASIGIVAAAKQGLMSTITRTAVVSAAVLCFLASRWLSHLIYKNFYFHDYSHAFR from the exons ATGGGGGCAATGCTAACTAACAACTACCCCCTACCAAGCAATTCCCTCCATCCCTCCCATCTTAACGCTGCCACGACACTTCCCTTCTCCCTTCTTCCATTGCATACCCACGTCATTCCCATGGAAGCTCTCAtctccctcccctcctcccgTTCCTTCCACCTCTCAGCCCTCCCCTCCAAACCCCCACACCCCCtcccttctcttcctttccaccaccaccactccATAAAAACCCATCACCGCATCTTCTCTCCAACCAAAACCACTAGACTCAATGCCCAGCTCTCCTCCTCCCCTGCCACAACCATCACCGATCTCCCCGGCGCCGAGGCCCGCACCGGCGGCGAGAAATTCAACTGGTTCGCCCACTGGTACCCGCTCGCCCCGGTCTGCGACCTCGACAAGCGAGCCCCCAACGCCAAGACGGTGATGGGCCTCGACGTGGTGATCTGGTGGGACCGGCACGAGGGCCGGTGGCAGGTTTTCGACGACCGGTGCCCCCACCGCCTCGCCCCGCTCTCCGAGGGCCGCGTCGACCCCTGGGGCCGCCTCCAGTGCGTCTACCATGGATGGTGCTTCGACGGCAACGGCAGCTGCAAGTACATCCCCCAGGCGCCTCCAAACGGCCCTCCG GTTCATACGTTCAATAAGGCATGCGCAGCTGTTTATCCCAGTGTTGAACAGAATAAGATTGTCTGGTTTTGGCCAAGCACTGATCCCGAATACGAGGATATTTTGATGAAGCAAAAACCTCCTTACATTCCAGAGTTGGATGACGCATCGTACACGTCGACAATGGGGACGAGAGATCTTCCGTATGG GTATGAAGTTCTGATAGAAAACCTCATGGACCCTGCTCATGTTCGGTATGCACACCGTGGAATAATGAGAATTCCAAAACGTGAAGTGCCCGGCAG AGCTAAGGCTGATCGAGAAGGAGGCATGCCCATGGAGATAACAATTGAGACATTAAATATAACTGGCTTCCTTGCAAAGCAGGAGCTTGGCTACGGCAAGTTTGTAGCTCCATGCGTCTTTTATGTTATGCCTGGTTGGTCCTCAGAGGATGGTTCTGTTTCATCTTTGAATATCCAAGAG GAGCGTAAGATTGCCAAGGTTGGCCCTTCTAATTGGCAAAAATCTTGTTTCGTGCCAACTAAGTCAGATGCCATGGTGGTTGCCTTCAGGAATTGGCTAAGGAAATATTCAAACAATCAGGTTGACTGGGGAACTCTACCTACTGCATACCTTCCACCAACCCCTCCCAAAGAACAGCTTATGGACAG ATACTGGTCCCATGTTGTGCAGTGCAGCAGCTGTCGTGTGGCTTTAAAAGGCCTGAGAACACTGGAGGTTTTTCTGCAAGTTATTTCAATAGCCTCCATTGGAATTGTTGCAGCTGCAAAGCAGGGTTTGATGTCGACCATCACCAGGACTGCTGTTGTCTCAGCAGCAGTACTGTGCTTCCTCGCATCCAGGTGGCTGTCTCACTTAATCTACAAGAATTTCTATTTCCATGACTACAGTCATGCTTTCAGATGA